From one Chanodichthys erythropterus isolate Z2021 chromosome 3, ASM2448905v1, whole genome shotgun sequence genomic stretch:
- the LOC137017166 gene encoding nuclear factor 7, ovary-like, translating into MMKEKLEEINKHISALSHTIRDMEEMMKDNDVCFLKKFPVSMERVQISQPDPQMDSGALIHVSRYLGNLQFRIWKKMQDIIQNTPVILDPNTANPHLILSDDLTGVRYSLNSQLLPDNPERFDEYSCVLGSEGFNSGTHRWDVEVKESLYWSLGVTTASNQRKGLVFFNSDVWWVQYGLDERVGFPVKQKLEKVRVHLDYDRGMVSFSDPVTNTNLHTFTTTFTDTVFPFFWCHDLKILPVTLHLIEEI; encoded by the exons atgaTGAAAGAAAAGCTGGAGGAGATTAACAAACACATCTCAGCTCTTTCACACACAATCAGAGACATGGAGGAGATGATGAAAGACAATGACGTCTGCTTTCTGAAG AAGTTTCCAGTCTCAATGGAAAG AGTCCAGATCTCACAGCCGGATCCACAGATGGATTCTGGAGCTTTGATTCATGTGTCACGTTACTTGGGCAACCTGCAGTTCAGAATCTGGAAGAAGATGCAGGACATCATCCAAAACA CTCCTGTGATTCTGGATCCAAACACTGCGAATCCACATCTCATCCTGTCTGATGATCTGACTGGTGTGAGATACAGCTTGAACAGTCAACTGCTTCCTGATAATCCAGAGAGATTTGATGAGTATTCATGTGTTCTGGGTTCAGAGGGTTTTAACTCAGGAACACACCGCTGGGATGTGGAGGTTAAAGAGAGTTTATACTGGAGTCTTGGAGTAACTACAGCATCAAACCAGAGGAAGGGACTAGTTTTCTTTAATTCTGATGTCTGGTGGGTGCAGTATGGACTAGATGAAAGGGTTGGCTTTCCTGTTAAACAGAAGCTTGAGAAGGTTAGAGTTCACCTGGACTATGACAGAGGAATGGTGTCATTCTCTGATCCTGTAACTAACACAAATCTGCACACATTCACAACCACCTTTACTGACACAGTCTTTCCTTTCTTCTGGTGTCATGATTTGAAAATTTTACCAGTTACATTGCATCTGATAGAAGAGATCTGA
- the LOC137017165 gene encoding nuclear factor 7, brain-like, protein MDSPAEYDYSCPVCREIFNNPVILSCSHSFCKDCLQQFWKIKKIQECPVCRIRSKSEPTCNLALKNLCELFLKERNESQSPGSEELCSLHSEKLKLYCLEDKHPACLVCYTSQTHINHTFRPIDEVASLYKEELNTSLKPLQEKLKHKENIKAKFEKIVQHIMSQADHTELQIKHQFQKLHQFLRDEEEATITALREEEEQKKKMMKEKLEEINKHISALSHTIRDMEEMMKDNDVCFLKKFPVSMERVQISQPDPQMDSGALIHVSRYLGNLQFRIWKKMQDIIQNTPVILDPNTANPHLILSDDLTGVRYSLNSQLLPDNPERFDEYSCVLGSEGFNSGTHRWDVEVKESLYWSLGVTTASNQRKGLVFFNSDVWWVQYGLDERVGFPVKQKLEKVRVHLDYDRGMVSFSDPVTNTNLHTFTTTFTDTVFPFFWCHDLKILPVTLHLIEEI, encoded by the exons ATGGATTCACCAGCTGAATATGATTATTCCTGTCCGGTGTGTCGTGAAATCTTCAACAATCCTGTTATTTTATCATGTAGTCACAGTTTCTGTAAAGATTGTCTTCAGCAGTTCtggaaaatcaagaaaattcaGGAGTGTCCTGTCTGCAGGATAAGATCAAAATCTGAGCCGACATGTAATCTTGCTTTAAAAAACTTGTGCGAGTTGTTCCTGAAGGAGAGAAATGAGAGCCAATCACCAGGATCTGAGGAGCTCTGCAGTTTACACAGTGAGAAACTCAAACTCTATTGTCTGGAGGACAAACATCCTGCATGTTTAGTGTGCTATacttcacagacacacatcaaTCACACATTCAGACCCATCGATGAAGTGGCTTCATTATATAAG GAGGAGCTCAATACATCACTGAAGCCCTTACAAGAGAAACTGaaacacaaagaaaacattAAAGCAAAGTTTGAGAAAATAGTTCAACACATCATG TCTCAAGCTGATCACACAGAGCTTCAGATTAAACATCAGTTTCAGAAGCTTCATCAGTTTCTCAGAGATGAAGAAGAAGCTACAATCACTGCACTGAGGGAGGAAGAGgagcagaagaagaagatgaTGAAAGAAAAGCTGGAGGAGATTAACAAACACATCTCAGCTCTTTCACACACAATCAGAGACATGGAGGAGATGATGAAAGACAATGACGTCTGCTTTCTGAAG AAGTTTCCAGTCTCAATGGAAAG AGTCCAGATCTCACAGCCGGATCCACAGATGGATTCTGGAGCTTTGATTCATGTGTCACGTTACTTGGGCAACCTGCAGTTCAGAATCTGGAAGAAGATGCAGGACATCATCCAAAACA CTCCTGTGATTCTGGATCCAAACACTGCGAATCCACATCTCATCCTGTCTGATGATCTGACTGGTGTGAGATACAGCTTGAACAGTCAACTGCTTCCTGATAATCCAGAGAGATTTGATGAGTATTCATGTGTTCTGGGTTCAGAGGGTTTTAACTCAGGAACACACCGCTGGGATGTGGAGGTTAAAGAGAGTTTATACTGGAGTCTTGGAGTAACTACAGCATCAAACCAGAGGAAGGGACTAGTTTTCTTTAATTCTGATGTCTGGTGGGTGCAGTATGGACTAGATGAAAGGGTTGGCTTTCCTGTTAAACAGAAGCTTGAGAAGGTTAGAGTTCACCTGGACTATGACAGAGGAATGGTGTCATTCTCTGATCCTGTAACTAACACAAATCTGCACACATTCACAACCACCTTTACTGACACAGTCTTTCCTTTCTTCTGGTGTCATGATTTGAAAATTTTACCAGTTACATTGCATCTGATAGAAGAGATCTGA
- the LOC137003664 gene encoding E3 SUMO-protein ligase ZBED1-like, whose amino-acid sequence MEDDELIKKRNSTGSIIWRWFGFKKEDVEQTTVICKICRKSIASKCSSTSNLYHHLRTHPLENEECLKLRTTTSQSGAISKKVPKQPALTQLSLASSISRSTPYDKNSKKQKEITCAVTHHIAKDMAPVNVVEKPGFRKLINTLDPRYNLPGRKYFAEKALPELYIKVREELASQLVNVTHFSTTADIWSSRTCEPYLSLTVHYIDNWKLKSKCLQTSFLPEDHTGGIIAQGLQDALMSWNLNEARQVCITTDNGANIVKAVSLNNWTCLQCFGHRLHLAIERSMKDPRIDRAVAVCKKVVSSFSFSWKRRRDLATAQQELNLPAHQLISESPTRWGSREKMIERVLEQEQAISQVLAADKKTRHLVLTWQDLEVLESVHKALKPLLEFTDALSGESYVTVSYVKPVLHLFQSSLLARQENDTPLTQSIKASILDYLREKYSDPSTNDLLDMAGLVDPRFKITYCTEKKVDAIKSRAITEMEAMLYETDQGTAELAASLPQDATTASQPEEPLREKSLGSFFKTAATTSTTLSQRELIKKEFSAYLQSVNVDSEANPLQWWNDHEEMFPNLKNVAKKYLCVPATSSPSERRNLSHRQQQK is encoded by the exons ATGGAGGACGacgaattaataaaaaaaagaaacagcaCAGGATCCATCATCTGGCGGTGGTTTGGATTCAAGAAGGAAGATGTTGAACAAACAACGGTGATATGCAAAATCTGTCGCAAAAGCATCGCTTCAAAATGTAGCAGTACATCAAATTTATATCACCATTTGAGAACCCACCCGCTAGAAAATGAAGAGTGCTTGAAACTCCGCACGACAACATCTCAGAGCGGTGCAATATCAAAGAAAGTGCCTAAGCAACCAGCTCTCACGCAACTGAGTCTGGCCTCTTCTATTTCCAGATCAACGCCGTAcgacaaaaacagtaaaaaacagaAGGAGATAACGTGTGCAGTAACCCACCACATCGCGAAAGACATGGCCCCGGTTAATGTTGTTGAAAAGCCCGGGTTCAGAAAGCTCATCAACACACTTGACCCAAGATATAATCTGCCGGGTCGCAAATATTTTGCAGAGAAAGCTCTGCCTGAGTTGTACATTAAAGTGAGGGAAGAGCTGGCCAGTCAGCTTGTAAATGTGACCCACTTCTCAACAACTGCCGACATATGGAGCAGCCGAACATGTGAGCCATATCTCAGTTTGACGGTCCACTATATAGACAATTGGAAGTTGAAAAGCAAGTGCCTTCAGACGAGCTTTCTTCCTGAGGATCACACTGGCGGGATCATCGCACAAGGCCTGCAAGATGCTCTCATGTCATGGAATTTAAATGAAGCTCGTCAGGTGTGCATCACCACCGATAACGGCGCTAACATCGTCAAAGCTGTGAGCCTGAACAACTGGACATGTCTACAGTGTTTTGGCCATCGCCTGCATCTTGCAATTG AGAGAAGCATGAAGGACCCCCGTATTGACCGTGCTGTTGCTGTGTGCAAGAAGGTAGTGAGCAGCTTCTCTTTCAGTTGGAAGAGGAGGAGAGACCTGGCCACAGCGCAGCAAGAGCTAAATCTCCCGGCACACCAGCTCATCAGTGAGTCTCCTACCAGGTGGGGATCCCGAGAGAAGATGATTGAGCGGGTACTGGAGCAGGAGCAAGCTATTTCTCAAGTCTTGGCTGCAGACAAGAAAACCCGGCATCTCGTTCTCACCTGGCAAGACCTGGAAGTTCTAGAGTCAGTGCACAAGGCTCTCAAACCTCTCCTGGAATTCACTGACGCTCTATCCGGTGAGAGCTATGTCACAGTGTCCTATGTCAAGCCTGTTCTCCATCTCTTCCAGTCCAGCCTCTTGGCACGTCAGGAGAATGACACCCCACTGACCCAGTCTATCAAAGCCTCCATCCTGGATTACCTAAGGGAGAAGTATTCTGATCCTTCCACTAACGACCTGCTGGACATGGCAGGCTTAGTGGATCCCAGGTTCAAGATAACATactgcacagaaaaaaaggtggATGCCATCAAGAGCAGAGCCATAACCGAGATGGAGGCAATGCTCTATGAGACTGACCAGGGCACAGCTGAGTTGGCTGCTTCACTGCCTCAAGATGCAACAACGGCATCACAGCCAGAAGAGCCACTAAGAGAGAAATCCCTGGGCAGCTTCTTTAAAACTGCAGCAACAACTTCCACCACACTGTCGCAGAGAGAGCTTATTAAAAAAGAGTTTTCTGCCTACTTGCAGTCTGTTAATGTTGACAGTGAAGCAAATCCATTGCAGTGGTGGAACGACCATGAGGAAATGTTCCCAAACCTGAAAAATGTGGCAAAAAAATATCTGTGTGTGCCCGCCACCAGTTCCCCATCGGAAAGG AGAAACCTctctcacagacagcagcagaaatag